caggtgaaaatattaaaacagaGAATATCACTGCTAGAAGAAGAAGCTGCTAGTTTCAAAGGAAGTCTTCCTCTCCAGTCCCAAAGTTCTGGTGCCAGTGAAACATCGTTATGACACTCATCTGAACAGAATTCAtcggattataattaaactgccaaaataaatttattaaaacaccATTAAATCATTACCTCGTACATAATGTTTTAGATAGTTAAagagtataaaattaataaataaaaaaatcattgtcAGCTACTTAACGTTGAAATcgatgtatttttttacttataaactttcagagtaaaaaaattataattattaaaaattgcttGTCGCCAAATAAAAtaggttataaaaatttttttccaattttataaatctctTTAAAAGCTTAAATATACTCATGTTTGTTACAATTATTAACTATGATAATATAACTTTGTAAATATGtatatgagaaaaaataacACATGTTAATGATGCGTGATAAATgtagacaaataaattatgctttattaaatataatgaaatttaaatttaattatttagaaacagaaaaaatttgccataatacaattaattatctttttcatTTGCTTCATTATTTACAACTTCTTCTTCAGCAACATTTTCATTAACTTGTTCGGCATTTTCACTGTCTTGATTCGTTTCTATTATCGATTTTTCCGATGCACTAGTTTCTGGCTCTCCAGGCTCTTGCAAATCAGTAGGAACGTCGTTAATTTCAACTGATTCAGTTCTTGATTGCATAATGTGATATATTTCTTGCTCTAATTGCACACACGCCTGTtctatttcataatttttcgataCCAAACCAACCCATTGAGATTCAAGAGCTCGCAACTTTTCACCTCCCTGCGTTTGCATGGATTTACGTTGCCAATTTATTTCTTGAATACTCTTGCGAAGTGTTTGAAGTTGTTTTTGAGCTTGACTGACCATTTGAACTAAAACTTCCAAGTGCGATTTCCATGCTTCACAACCATAATCCATTATGAGTTCCAGATTACAaattctgaaataaatatcattaaattaatatttttcaaatatcaaaatttaaaataattctagaATACTGTAAACTTTATTAAGATCACAAAAAAATggtattcaaaaaaaaaaatttcgaagttaCAGTCACTTCAGTAAAAGTAGGTAGACCGATCATTTTTGCTCGGACGAAAATATCGAATCTGTTAAAAATCGAATTGAAACAGTcaataaaaagatttaaaaaatcaagagTCTTTACAGAGTCTAAGGTTTCACGTAGccgattttgaaaattttaattttcaagattttttaagcctgtctgaataaaaaaagatggccacaattatgaataaaattgtaatcgGTCGCCATTTTttgcaaattaaaataaagaaaatcagCTATGAGCAACGATAACCACATTTATACAGACTATAACgtaactaacatttttttttttttgatatccCGTTTTCAAGATAGCAATGCGACCATGaagaggaaattttttttgggccTGGACAAGaatgttaataactttgtaacgATTTGATACTtcttaattgaaatttaggatattaattttcaatgtacatataataaaacgaaaaaaaacctgatcgccaaatttctttattttcccggtcaaaaaaattcaaaaatttcattaaaaaaacctCAAAAACTGTCAGATTCTTGGTGGTTTCAGTATCATTACAAATTGATGAAACTGATGgaaatttaacattataaattgatgaaaaacaaaattattattacctaGTGGCTTGGTGCTCCAATTGCGCACAGCTGTTTTCAACACTTTCATTCCATGCTGTCAGATCATTCATTTTTCCTGGAGGAGGTGGCGGTAACTCGTATCTTTTCATGCTCAAAACTTCCATCGGCAACCGATTTTGCAGGCGTTCAAATTCGTGCTTCATCACGTCAGTTTCAAACGCTGTTATATTAAGTTGAGACAAGTGttctaagtaattttttgttgGTCTATAGCGTCTAGTTTCTTCTTCTACCATAGCCAGTGCctgcaaaaaattcaaaattttaataaaaaaaaaattacttctagTAAACTAGAAACCTTATTATTgctcaatttattatttattgaataatgttGAAGTTATCTGACATATGATGATTtctaggattttttttaacaaataaattattgtaaaaaatttcactttcagatatatcaaaaaattgttgttaaaatttttttaaaaatgtttcttagtaataatttattcgttaaaataaaaaaaattacagatgtcggctaatgtcagattcatatttatttatcggtataattttttgatttaatcattaatttttttggaatattcatttaattaataatgaattaatgaaaaaaagtcATGTAATGAGTATTAAcctaaaaataagtaaataaactgtaataaatccTTACAGCTTCTCGGACTCCTGGTTCATCATAACCTTGATCAATATATGGCAACGCATCAACTACAATTTCATTTGCCATTTTAATTagcttaaattattaaaaaaaaaatttttttgtaaaaactggactgacaaataatttttatttattatttacaactaCACTCTGTATTGTACACAATCGCATGTGCACATACAAAAAGGTATTTTTATGCTGACGGTGACGCTTGACGCTGATTCCAAGCGTCAAATGTGGTCACGTGATGAGATTTTGACATGTGCGCCATCTAGAAAAAGTGTAGCGATAAATTGCAGCGTTTAGCGTCAAATTTAAGTGATGAGTAATAAACATTAAGTTGCCTGTAAACATTTCGCTAATTACGATCAAACATAGTGATCtgattccaaaaattaatagtgtaacgtccacgttttcaaaatataaatatctaatttGTCCCCGGatcgaaatttgctcgccggagtccagggtcataaacggggatcacattatcaataacaaaatataaacaaaacacttcattttaaataaatcaaaataaataatagtttaaaaaaactaaaaacacgctttttatagaaaaccaaactaaaaaatagaaaataaatttaaattaagaatagtgttaaaaatttcaataaatataaattaataatagtgtaaataaaaaaaatgtattttattttaaaaaaagcgtgaggtgcatggtgtcaatagttataaatattttattgacagatatgagtagagtgattatcattttgatatcttaaaaagcaccccacgctttttttaaaataaaatacatttttttatttacactattattaatttatatttattgaaatttttaacactattcttaatttaaatttattttctatttttagtttggttttctataaaaagcgtgtttttagtttttaaactattatttatttttacttttagtttggtttatttataaaagcgtgattttttagtttttttaaactattatttgttgattatcaaaaatattcaggcgcgcaaattacccacggagagttacatactgacatactgacatactgacatacaagtgaagctaataaaatagtatattacacacctagggaagtaaagtaagaaatgtctcagatcacatgtaattgttggccgaggcgaagccgaggtcaacaaacatgtgatctgaggctttcttatttacttcccgaggagtgtatactatttttttgtccgacgaaggcggaaagcggcaacttagtttagcgcagcgggacgaaagttgccactttccgcccggagggcaaaaaaataattatttataaatattataaatacggggaatcagagttcgatttcggagagcgagcctgagaaacggctaccagaaccaaggaaggccgcaggcgcgcagattacccacggagagttactgacatactgacaaactgacatacaagtgaagctaatataaagcgtgtaaaaaaggaaacctctttattggcctgatcatatgaataaacgatataaacaatataagcaaattaaacaatatgaacaatacattagaacactcttttcacACATATTGGCGGTTCAAAATCATTAACGCGGTTCAAAATCAAGAAACAATATAAGCAATCTACACTAATACGATAGAAACTTTCTATCCAAACATACACGACGGTATTCGCGgttcaaactaaaaaaaaaagaaaaaaatcgcGTTCTCCAGTTCGCGGCGCTAGTGGGTCAATTTCCTACTCTCGGGATTCCCCCCAAGGATCGAGAGGATAGTCTCCAGCTCGATCCCACCTACACGActatgatcacctaccgtacctcagctgaaggcttcggcacggggagaagcactttcatccggtcggttcacgatacttacctgggccttggtcagactccaggtagagtatcatcctctcgaattacttggtgaagagtattcaaccgagtaattctcccgagaaagaattGCGCGCCTTctcgagccaaattttggcgtttatcatttttcccctaactctcttgtaacgaaccggaagggtcgttttagacacctgtccggtgtcctcgaactagcattcaaaaataattatttattattttaatcgtaatttccttcattttctatccattcgtttcgtcaagTAACAactaaattatggcaaaaaaaaaatttttttttttaattaaaaatgcaattttttagatataatttttaggAACATATTttaaacttcccgctaagaaaattgaaaattaaaaaaaaattaggaagttattggtttcacccagattttcgaaaattgagtttccatcagatctcaacgttttgaggtcctagagaGCGATTCCGACCATTTTCCCGAGGATGTTACTATGTCCGTATGTATGCGTGTGTATGTGTGCATGTGGGTATGCGTAGCCCTCTCATAATTTCTGAACGAGCTTGACCAATTTGATCGCGATTGGCGCCATtagaaagggcttgaccaaacttagatttttaatacaatttggaTCGATTCGACCCGGTAAATTCCGAGAAATcgcacaaataaaaattttgataaactaCTTTTTTGGAATAATACTTTTAAACGGTTTTGCCGATCGGTTCCAagaaactaatcagctcttaacataaaaaaaccacgttgatcgccttCGGGTCGGTtaaaattggtcaattcgcTCGTAagatattgttaaaaaaattaaaaaaaaatgattttctcaAATTACCccgaaacttttttttatgcaacttcaacatttcttctcggatcgtttagTGAATAAGaaacaatctttttttttgctgaaaaAATTGCATCGACTACTACAAAAAGCATCGGAATCGGtggattcgttcaagagaattttaatttttaaaataatctttttgtgcttgaaaaactgcaAAGACTGCGTCGGATACTTCAAACTCCCCATCAAAAACGATTCATTCGATCGGTAGATAtcgcaataaaaaatttttaaaaacggaTTTTTTCGACAACCACTAGATTTTTGCGCTCGAAAAATTAGAGTTGTGTtttcgagctcgaagagctcaaaaattcgTAATTGATAATTTCTCGAGTGTTTAAGATTCGTACAGAGCGGGAAATTCCAGAGATGACGTGCAGGGTCAAGagttttcaagatttttttattaaacaatattaaaaaatggtcaagtgacttaaatttaatttcatgaaattattttattgtattgtTCATGATATTGATTAAaagaatgaaatttattaagaaataatattttaattatgacTAACCGAAGCTGCAATATAGCCTGAAATACTCGGCctattatattgtttaaactAATCCCTAGCAGTGAAATTTCCTAGAtataaaacttaaataaataacacatGTAACCCATGAATAAAtccttattatttttaccgagaaataaatcaaattttcatttgtttacttaaaagttaattaacaacACAAAATGATCAAATAATCTAagctattaatattttttgataaaatatagatattttacaatcaatcctaaaaattttatcaatttatcttTAACAGTTGATTtgaaatctattttttaattaaaaaaactcaaatttttcattgtaaaaaaaattgttaaaatgaaaattttaaaaaatcgtaaaGGGGATTGATTTTTCATAATGACtacttaagaaaaaaacacagacttaattttcatgatcaAGTAAAAAATAGGGAGTCTACTAGAAATGATTTTGCTCagtagttattaatttttaaataaaaacagaaACTAGGaaaacaatcaaaaatttttttcataatttttaatctattcaataattacacaaaatataaaaaataattggctAATCCAGACTTAATACGCAAGTTGCTATTTAGTGTACAAAGCTGTTGGTCGATTAATAAACCGGGAAtggctttttattttaatatacatTTGTTCTTTTTCtcatatcaataatattggAAACCaagttttaacatttaaatattaattcaagatTAAGATACTTACCGTAACCAAGTTGGCGccgaatattaattttttttcaaaaaccaTATGCCAAAAAATTGCTCATGAATTGCTCTTTCGATATAAATAATTGCTCTACtgctataattaataattaattaattaatcgtaattaaaaaatcaaaaattaatttccaatTATCTCTGATTGTGAGAACTTAATTTTATCGTAATAGGCGCCAAAAAATTGCTCATTCTTTTTTCTATTAAGAATGATAGCTATTTTGTGCATAAAacggattttaattaattaataatataaataattattttgcacCTTTGGACCTGTGAATGACAATTGTGACGTCATCGTCGCGACAATTTCATTGTAGTTTTACATGAGGACAAGCCATAGTGAGACATACTAAGATACATGCGTATATGTCCATGTAAACAAACTTTTTATGGTTACTCTATTTGGGCTAAAtgtttaattatgaaataataattattatttatctaatgCTAAAATTAAAcagtaaattttctttcatgaAGTTATCTAATACTAATAGAGAAAAGCAGTTTTTTTATCGTATCCAATAATTATGGGTTCACTacaagtatttataaaaataaaaacattgttATGAATCAGTTCACTAAATCATGGATGACACGATATTAACTGTAGCACCTGAAAATATTGTTAATCGAGTTGAATTTATCCTTCAACAGCAGTGGAACATTGAGAAAGAGATCTTGGAATGAATACTTTATATTGGCGAAGAAAATCATTAAAGAATCTTGAACGCGAGTACCCAGAAGTCCAAGTGTATTTGTCAAAAACTAAAGCGTTGGGGGTTATATACTCGTTTATGAGACGGATTATACCTGATGGCAACTGTTTCTTCGGGCATTCAGCTATGCTTATCTTGAAAAACTAATCAATAACAAAGAGGATTATGACAAGTTCAAAGATTTTGCTATTAAATTAAGTGCTAAGACAATTTAATTGCTCTGGGATTTCCTAAATTAACTCCAAGATTTTCATGTTTATGGAAGTTCTTAATAAAGTCGGGGACGATCCTGAAACCAGCAATACAAGTCCCACTATTTTAGCTCCAGTGCGTCACAACATcctagtgaatttaattaattgtcacTTAATACTGTGATTGACAATGGAAGTCCTAGATCCAAAAATTACTCACGATGACACGCCACTCTTTACCAATGATTCTATCGAAAAATGTACGTATGTTTATAAACATTACATCAGTTCTGACTATGAATTTATGTATCGTCTGTTAATGCTAACATCTATCGCCAATATATTAACACCCtggcaaatttttttatatttaatcacaTCACAGCATATCACaattattttccataataattatttacggGTATATTCAATTCTGTTGTCACTATCCAAATacagaaatgtttttttatattttgacccatttttattgtttacaatttattaattataatttaactaatttttgcttattttttgATAGTGACATTGAGGCAGAGACCAGAAGACACAAAATCCTTTGTGAAAGCGAGATATACATTAGAATTTCCAGGATTCGTGCTGGTGTATGCAATGCGAGTTAATCTTCAGCTACCATTGTATCGATGGTTAATCAGATGGCCTACCCTGATAATATTGACCTCAATGATTCCTCTCTTGTCAATGATACATTTGTAcccgtaagttttttttttttttaataaataattccatcaaataaaattattctattgaaGATTTTAATTGAAGTGGATATTCAatgctttattatttatttttagtaatgaTTTACTAaggtattttttatgtttaatattaaaatttttaattttttaattttaacccGACAGTGCATAAGAAATATTGACGTAAAAATGATAGAAGAATCCAAAGACTCATCAGATTCGCCAGAATACAAACCGAGTCTCCTCAAGTACTGCTCGCTGACATATGATCTCCACAACAACCCTTCTGAAGGAAGAGACCTTGGTGAGACAGAAGATGTCTTGGTTAGGCATCGATCCTAACGCTATACAATTTGTGAGCCAATTCTGTAGGTATTAGTAACCGGAGGTACTTCCACTGGAACCTGAATCTTACGCCTTCGTTGAGCATCCTCTTCCTGAAAAACGTCAAACAGAAAAAATCTGGAAGGGGACGATATTTGACGCGTTGTCGCACGTTTCAAAGAAAGTTCAGATTTTTTCTAGTCGGGCTCGCACAAACTCAATGAGTTTGGATATTGGAAGCTCACCAGTCAAAATCTTTCGGAGCTGCTGATCGCCAGGAATGAGCAAGCGATCATTGACCGCAAGCGCTTAGCCAAGTCCCAGTAGGTCCAGGAAGACCAGTAGCACCTGCATCAGAGCAGCGCCAACTCTCCCGCTGAAGAGTCCAGCTCTGACAACTATGGAGACTCCTCCATAACCGTCACTTCGTCTATGTTCTCACGTAAGTACGTTCAAGCCTCCGAgattttatcagacttttttttttgcagacGACGAGGCTCCCGGGAGTCGGGAACCAGACCTCAATCTCGAAAACTGCAAGTTTGTAGTGAAAACGAGCAGGATCTGGACCACATGCTGATTGACAAGGACCAAGGTTTGGATCAGCTGTTTGATGATAATCACCACCGGTTCATTGTTCCTGACCAAAATTTCGAGAGTTATATTGATGATTGTCGTCCAGTTAAGAATCAGGGAGTTGATCAGCTGATCAGGAAAGATCAAGGTTTGGATTCAGGGCATCATAGGTTTAGTGAGAAAGATTTTGGTAGAtatgttaatatttataatttatcactaataaagcataaaatcaaaaaaaaaaatttgatctaAACAGGTtaactctttatttttatttcatttcaccATAATtcagtttataaaatataacagatattattaaattaaaacataaaataataatgcaaTTTGAATAATAGTTGATTTGGAATTACAAGGTATAGGTTTCGAAACTAAGTCGTCAATTATAACccaattattattgattgatCTTGTGTAAGCTACATAATGACCAACTTTATTCAAATATACTGGTGGCACAAACTCTACTAcaccaaataataaataatttttatcaagtatctttaattttattggaatgtCACCTAAATTCTCCGTTAAACGTTGATTGTTATGAAGTTTTGAGAGAGAAGTCGAAGGTATGTAAAAATGACTTATGTCTAAgcataaaaatacattaatagAAAGAGATTTTGTTACAGAGTTTTGTGAACACGATTTGCAGTGAATCGATGATTCTACTTTTAATGCATCTGAAACACTGTCTTGTAACATGTCGATCCCAC
The sequence above is drawn from the Cotesia glomerata isolate CgM1 linkage group LG4, MPM_Cglom_v2.3, whole genome shotgun sequence genome and encodes:
- the LOC123262687 gene encoding pre-mRNA-splicing factor SPF27, translated to MANEIVVDALPYIDQGYDEPGVREAALAMVEEETRRYRPTKNYLEHLSQLNITAFETDVMKHEFERLQNRLPMEVLSMKRYELPPPPPGKMNDLTAWNESVENSCAQLEHQATRICNLELIMDYGCEAWKSHLEVLVQMVSQAQKQLQTLRKSIQEINWQRKSMQTQGGEKLRALESQWVGLVSKNYEIEQACVQLEQEIYHIMQSRTESVEINDVPTDLQEPGEPETSASEKSIIETNQDSENAEQVNENVAEEEVVNNEANEKDN